GCAAGGCTTCGGAAACACCAATGGCTTTGAATTAATACTGCAGGACAGGGCCGGCGGCAAACTTGAAAATCTGAGCGCAACTGCTTATGGCTTTATAGGTGAACTAATGAAGCGTCCAGAGATCATGTATGCATTTACAACCTTCAATACAGGCAACCCGCAATACAAATTAAACATAGATGAAGACAGGGCAAAACAACTGGGTGTGTCCATCAATGAAATACTGCAAACAATGCAGGTGTACTATGGCAGTTACCAGGCAAGCGATTTTAACCGCTTTGGTAAGCAGTACAAAGTAATACTGCAATCAGATGTTGCCTATCGCATAGATCCTGAAACGCTGAATGATGTGCAGGTAAAGAATAACGAAGGTATAATGGTGCCGATCAAATCGCTGGTTAACCTGGAGAAGGTGTACGGCCCTGAAACAGTGACGAGAAACAACCTCTTTAATGCTGTTACAATAAACGGCGTACCCAGGCCGGGATACAGTAGCGGTGAGGCTTCGAAAGCAGTGCAGGAAGTAGCTGCAGCATATTTACCAAGAGGTTATGCATATGAGTGGGGCGGACTTGCAAGAGAAGAAGAAAGTGCAGGCTCGCAAACCACGCTCATCTTTATCATGTCACTCATCTTCGTGTACTTCTTACTGGCAGCGCAATACGAAAGTTATATTCTTCCGCTTGCAGTGATATTATCTGTGCCTACAGGTTTACTGGGCGTGTTTGCATTCATCAATCTTGCAGGTATTGAAAACAATATTTATGTGCAGGTTGGGCTGATCATGCTGATTGGTTTGCTGGCAAAGAATGCAATATTGATTGTAGAGTTTGCCGTACAAAAAAGAAAGGATGGCATGTCTGTAAGGCATGCTGCCATTGAAGCTGCAAGGTTACGCCTTCGTCCTATACTCATGACTTCATTCGCTTTTATTGCGGGTCTTGTTCCGTTGCTGATGGCAACAGGCGCTTCTGCAATGGGTAACCGTTCTATTGGTACAGGTGCGGTTGGCGGTATGCTTACAGGTGTATTGCTCGGCATCTTTGTTATACCTGTTTTGTTTGTCATCTTTCAAACATTACAGGAAAAGGTTACAAAGAAAAGAGTGGTTGAACCTGATGGACTATTGATTGAAAGATTAGAGATGGCTAATTGATTTTCGTGAACAACCTGTAATACCTGTAGCAGCATCGTTGTGTCACTCACTTGTACGTTCTGCACATTGCTGGGCAAAGAACAAGCCGCTGAAGAGTGCGACGCAACCGGGGCTTTATAGTAGTAATACAGTTGGGTACATAATAAAACGAACGGATAACACCATGTTGCGGCTTTTGGTAATACATACGAATTATAGCATAATAAAAAATTTCAAATGAAAATTATACTCACCTGTTTTACTGCAATCATGTTTTTACTAAGTGCATGTAAAGTGTCAAAAGATATAGGTGCACCAACAGACGCGGCGCCTGTTGCCTACAGGAATGCCGATACGACGACAACAGATACAGCAAGCATTGCAAACATCGAATGGAAGCATTTTTTTACGGATCATGATCTTCAGCAACTGATTGACAGCAGCATTGCCAATAATTATGACATGCAGGTAGCTTTAAAAAATATAGCAGCTGCGCAGCTGGTTTTAAAACAAAGTAAACTTGGCTATTTACCAAATGTAAACCTGCAGGCAAATGCAACGATCAACAGGCCTTCCGATAACAGTTTGAATGGTATAAGTCTTAGCCAGTTTCTTGGAAAATCTTATGTGGAAGATTATACTGTTAGTGGCGCCATAAGCTGGGAAGCAGATATCTGGGGCAAAATAAAAAATCAAAAAGAAAAAGCATTGGCCTCCTTCCTGCAAACAGGTGAAGCAAGAAAGGTAATACAAACAAACCTTGTTGCATCTGTTGCAAGTGGCTATTATAATTTATTGATGCTCGATACACAGGTTGCCATCGCAAAGAAGAATCTCCTGCTGAATGACAGCACACTCGGTATTATCAGGTTACAATACAATGCCGGCGAAGTAACTGCATTGGCGGTGCAGCAGGCCACGGCCCAGCGTTTACTGGCAGCGCAGCTTATTCCACAACTTGAACAGGAAATAGCGGTACAGGAAAATGCCCTGAGTTTACTGGCAGCTGTAGCACCTGCTGCTATTAAAAGAAACAGCGGCATTAACAATGTTCAGTTTACAACAAGAAATGCGGTTGGTGTTCCTTCCGCGTTATTGCAAAACAGGCCGGATGTAAAAGCAAGTGAACTGGAACTGGCAAAAGCAAATGCGAATACTGGCATTGCAAAGGCAAACATGTATCCATCTTTAACGATAACTGCATCTGGTGGTCTCAATGCTTTTAAAGCAAGTAACTGGTTTAATATTCCTGCTTCATTATTCGGCGCTGCCGCGGGCAGTATTGCACAGCCCCTGTTTCAGCGCAAACAATTAAAAACGCAATACGAACTGGCAAAAATTGACAGGGAAAAAAGAGTGATAGAATTCAGGCAATCTGTTTTAACTGCGGTTGGAGAAGTAAGTGATGCATTGGTAAAAGTAAATAAACTGGAAGAACAGCAAAGCATTGCTGCAACAAGAGTAGATGCTTTGCAACAAGCGATAGGAAATGCAGACCTGCTGTTTAAAAATGGCATGGCTAATTACCTTGAAGTGATTACAGCGCAAAGCAATGTATTGCAGGGAGAACTTGAATTGGCTGCATTGAAAAAAGAACAATTGCATGCAACGGTGGAATTGTATCGTGCACTCGGGGGTGGATGGAAGTAAAAAATAAAAATACAATACACATTATCATTTTAAATCAACAGACATGGCAAAGTTAACAAACAAGGTAGCGATCATAACAGGCGCTTCTAAAGGCATCGGAGCCGGTATTGCAAAAGCTTACGGAACAGCAGGCGCATCAGTAGTGGTAAATTATGCATCAGACAAAGACGGGGCAGAGCGTGTGGTAAATGAAATTACTGCCGGCGGCGGTAAGGCAGTGGCAGTACAGGGAAGCGTAGCAATTGCAGCAGATGTACGGCGAATATTTGCAGCAGCACAACAGGCATTTGGCAAAGTAGATATACTGGTGAACAATGCCGGTGTATTTCGCTTTGACCCGCTGGAAGCAGTAACGGAAGATGAATTTCACCGCCAGTTTAACACCAATGTGCTGGGAACTATTCTTGCCACGCAGGAGGCGCTGCAATATTTTGATCAAGGCGGCAGCGTGATCAATATCGGATCTGTCATCAGTGACAACCCCATGGCCAATTCCGTTGTGTACTCAGCTACAAAAGGCGCAGTGGATACCATTGCGGTGGCTTTATCAAAAGAACTTGGTGCAAAAAAGATTCGTGTGAACACTATTGCACCGGGTGCCGTAGAAACAGAAGGTACACATACTGCCGGTATTATCGGCAGCGGGTTTGAAACGGAGATGATCGCAAATACGCCGCTGGGCAGGCTTGGTCAGCCGGATGATATTGCAAAAGTTGCCGTCTTTCTTGCGTCGGATGATGCCACATGGGTAAACGGGGAGAAGATCAAGGTCAGCGGGGGAGCGCGATAACAGCCTGATTTTTTCAGCGGCTCCTGTTACAAACAGGTTGCGGCCGGCTAAGCATACCGTTTTGACCTTTCCTGCATAAGGAATCACCTTGTCAGCGGACTATGTGATAAATCACATCAGGTTAGGTGAATAATCACCTTTTCCGGATGAGCGCCTGCCCGCATCTTTGTGCCGTTGCTGACGTGGAAAATAAACTTATTCATTGGGGGTGAAAAGTTGAGAAACACCGGACAGCCTGGTTCACCCGGGCTGTTTGCTTTTGCGGAAGGAATGTATTATTCATTAGTCCGGACGGTGCCCCATGCTTCTGCAGGAACGATAAATGATATTGTTTTTAGTAAGAACCAGGGCAGTAAATGATAATTCGCAAACTCTCCCTCAGGAAACTTTCTGGTGACTATCTAAACGCTGCGAAAATTGTTATTGGTCCATTTGTTCTATCAAGAAGTTTCAATAAAACCGCAACGTAACGATGCTATAAAAAACTACCGTACAAGGTGAGTGACACAACAGCAGCCTAATAGTTGCAATACTGCGGGTAACATACCATCCGAAAAAAGATACAGCAATAATTATATTTCAAAAATGCGTAAGCAAAAGCAGGCTTATTGCATCATTCCTTTTACGATTACAAAACGGTACAAGGTTATCAATTATATTTAACCCTCAACATCACGAACGATTCAATGCAGTTTGATTTTAATCTTCGGAGCTCTTTCCTCCTTATTTTTTTTGTTCATACACTCGTTTATAGTGGTTTGTTTTTTTACCGGTATAAGAAAAAAGAACAGCGCTCCAGTCTCTGGATGGGCTTCTTCCTGCTGCTGGCCGCACTTTACATAAGCCCGTGGATGTTGGGGTTTTCAGGCTGGTATGGTCACCAGCCTTACCGGAACATTTTGTTCTATGTACCTTTTCAACATCTTTTTTTGATAGGGCCGGTGATATTCTTTTATGTGGCCACCTTATTTAATCCGCACTTCAGGTTAAATGGCAAAAACTGGTTACACTTTTTACCGGCTATGCTTTACCTGCTGTTTTGTATTGTAATGGTAGTGTATGATCAGTTGATTGTACAACAATATTATTTTCTCAAAAAGGAGCAGGACCCTGATTTTGATGACTGGTACCAGATAGCCGGTTATATAAGCATGATCACTTACTTTGTTGCATCCATAAAATATTACTATAATTACAGGAAAACGGTAGAGGCGATCATTAGCAACGCGGCAGAATTTCTTTTTGCATGGGTAAGAAATTTTTTATTTGCGTTTTTGTTTATTCTCTCTGCATGGTTTTTTATTGCGGTGTTTGGTTTGTTTTACCAGATCAATTATGTAATTACCTGGTGGTACTTCCTGGGCTTTGCCATTATTTGCTATTACATTGCGATTGCAGGATATTCGAATGCGGTAGAAGCAAAGCTTTTTTTCCAGGGCAGTTTCTTCAATACTGATCAGCGGATTTACCTGGTTGATCGGGTGATTCCTTTAAGTCTTGGTTATGTGGAAGCAGACATACAGGAAATAAGCTTGCAGGAAATAAACAACAACAGCGAGGCAGCTAATCCCAAACTTGCACTATGGAAAGAACAGATTGAAAAGCTATTGACAGAAGAACAGGTTTACCTGGAACCCGAACTTACATTGCTTGATATAGCGAAAAGATTACAAACCAATATTTCTAACCTCAGCCTTGTAGTCAATACATCTTTCCAAAGCAACTTTAATGATCTTATTAACCGTTACAGGGTAAACCATTTTATAGTGTTGTTGGATAATGCCGAACATAAAAAGCAAACACTTTTATCCCTTGCCTTTGAAAGCGGCTTCAACAGCAAGACCACTTTTAACCGGGCCTTCAAAAAAAACACCGGTTTATCACCCGTTGAATACATCAAAACAAAAGTGGATAAATAGCTGATAATCATGTAAATGGATTTTTTGATATGCTATGCAGATAATATGAACCCTGTTTTTGATGGTTCACATCATCATTTGGAACGCCTGTTTAAATGGCTTTTTCAAATTTTGGGGCATTGAAAAAATGTTCCATGAAAAAATTCTTTACACGCATCACAGCACCTGTAAAACTTCCCTACTGGCCACAGGATTTGTTGCTCCTCATCCCGAGAATTTATTGCGGCTATCTTTTGTCTTTCAATTTTGGCGCAGCCAAGTTTGGGTTGCCGTGGAGCCCGGATGAAACCAACCTGCGTTTATTTGAAGTAGCGTTTTGGTTCCCTAACGACATAGCCGAACATGGTGGTGTTTTCGCTATGTTTCCTGCAACGCTTGCATGGTTGGGTGCATTTAGCGAAGGCGTTGGTGGCCTTGCGCTCATCCTCGGTTTTCAATTAAGGTTGTTTTCCTTTTTAATTGGCTGCACTATGTTGGTTGCTGCTTTTGTTCAACACGCCGGTCACGATCTCTGGCAGCAGTTACCTGCCATTGGTTTCTTATGGGTGGCAATTTATTCGCTTATCCTCGGTGGCGGAAGATTCAGTTTAGATTATCTCATTGCTCAAAAACTTCGTTATGAAAAAAAATAAATTAATGATCCTGCTGTTAGCAGTCGTTTTGCTTGGTGGATGTGTGCAAGAGGCACACCTCAAAACCGTGATGGTTACGCTTACCGTTCACAACAAAAAAGGGATACAGGCAGTTGGCATACGCGGCAACGGTAACCCGCTTACATGGGAGCAGGATTACCCGATGACGGCCGTGGTAACAGATTCTGTATATCATGCCAGCTTTAAAACAATGACGGCTTTTAAATTTACAGAGATGAAATTTACCGTAGATGGAGCATGGGAACTGGAAGGTAGGCCCAACAGAAAAGTTGTTTACCCGGAAAACCGCGATACGGTTGTTGTAAATGCAGTTTTTGATCAGCAGGATTGATGATACCATCCGTTTGCTCAACCAGCTATACTTCACCACATCGTTTATCTTATAACACAAACAAAACAGTATATGTATAAATATTTCCTGGCTTTTTTCCTGGTTGTTGCAGCAAAAGCTGTTGGCCAGCAAACCACTACAGCTCAGAAAATAAAAGAAGTCGAAAACAGCCTGATGCAGTATGTTCCCGTAAAAGGCTTTGCAGGCTGGAACATACTGGACCGTATGAAGTATTATAAAGTGCCGGGATTGAGTATTGCGGTCATCAGTAATTATAAAGTGGACTGGGCAAAAGCTTATGGCATGGCCGATACAACTTTGCATACACCGGTTACTACAGAAACCATGTTTTCAGCAGGTTCCATCAGTAAATTGCTGATGGCAGTAACCGCACTAAAACTGGTAGAAACGGGCAAAATATCACTCGATAGCCCGATCAATAATTACCTCACCTCGTGGAAACTTGCCGGCAATGCTTTTACACAAAAAACACCCGTTACATTAAGGATGCTGTTGAGCCATAAAGGAGGAACCAGCCAGTCTTCTTATTTCGGTTTTACGCCGGATAAAAACCCCCTGCCCACCATCGTACAAATTTTAAACGGAGACCCCGTTGCAGCAACAAGAAGAGTGGTGGTAAACAGCGAACCCAACAAAGTATTTCAGTATTCAGGTGGTGGCAGTATGATAGCACAGATGGCGTTGATGGATGTAAGCCACCAGTCATTTGATGCGCTTACAAAGCAGGTACTGTTTGATAAACTGGGCATGAAACATTCCACTTTTGCGCAGCCTGTTCCGGCGGCATTTGCCGGTAAAACGGCATGGGGTTATTCGGCAGCATCCTGGTATAAAGGCATGCCGTATGTATATCCGCAACAGGCCGCTGCGGGTCTTTACACAACGCCAACAGATCTTGCAAAATTTTTTATTGACATACAGTTATCTGTACTGGGCAAAGGCAACGTGTTGGGTAAAGGAATGGCCAATGAAATGCTCACACCGCAGGTAGATGTATCAGACGGTGGTTATAAAGAGCAAATGGGTGTTGGCCCATTCCTGCTGCAACGTACAGATAACAGGGATACAGCAGGTATTTACTTTGAGTTCACCGGTGTAAATGCGGGTTTTCTTGCTTATGGTATTGCCAGTATAAAAGGCGGTAACGGTGTCGTGGTTATGCTTAATTCAGGCGATGACCAGAATGGTATTGGCAAAGAGATCAGGAGGGCTGTTGCAAAAACATATCATTGGGTCAATTACCTGCCCGAAACAATTCAGCCGGTTACATTAAGCAATGAACAGTTGGATAAAATGGCCGGCCGCTACCGGATGGGCGCTAATGAAGTATTGTACCTGCGGCGGGAAAACAATTACCTGGTAGAGAACATCAATGAAGGTAATGATATTTATTGTTTCCCCGTTGCAGCAGATACTATTGTGTTTACTGACTTTAACGTAAAAGGTTTTTTTACATTCAATAATGATGGCGAAGCTGTTTCCCTGCAATCGGTGTGGCAGGATAAACCAATGCGTAAAATGAAAGCAAATGAGTTTACAGCCAACGAATACCTTAAGATGAAAAATTACACAGCGGCAAAAAAAGCTTTTGGCGAATTACACCTGAATGAATACCAGCTTACTTATATCGCTTATGACTTGCTGAACAAAAAGCCTGCAGACTTTGAAGCGGCGAAAACCCTACTCGATGTTACCACGGAACAACACCCAAATGCAGGGATCGTTTACAGCCGCTGGGGTGAGTATTATCAAAAGCAGCACGATACAGCCAATGCCATCAAAAATTACCAGCAGGCACTAAAGCTGGACCCTAATGATACACAGGCCAAAGAAATACTCATGACATTGATGAAGCAGTAAAATGTTTTAGAGATTTCATGTCGCAGGCAGTATATCGCTGTGCAGCTTTGGTTGTGTCACTCACTTGTACGTTCGGTAGTTGGGTGATTTGCAGCGTTGCGGTTCACGACTACATATT
This DNA window, taken from Panacibacter microcysteis, encodes the following:
- a CDS encoding serine hydrolase, giving the protein MYKYFLAFFLVVAAKAVGQQTTTAQKIKEVENSLMQYVPVKGFAGWNILDRMKYYKVPGLSIAVISNYKVDWAKAYGMADTTLHTPVTTETMFSAGSISKLLMAVTALKLVETGKISLDSPINNYLTSWKLAGNAFTQKTPVTLRMLLSHKGGTSQSSYFGFTPDKNPLPTIVQILNGDPVAATRRVVVNSEPNKVFQYSGGGSMIAQMALMDVSHQSFDALTKQVLFDKLGMKHSTFAQPVPAAFAGKTAWGYSAASWYKGMPYVYPQQAAAGLYTTPTDLAKFFIDIQLSVLGKGNVLGKGMANEMLTPQVDVSDGGYKEQMGVGPFLLQRTDNRDTAGIYFEFTGVNAGFLAYGIASIKGGNGVVVMLNSGDDQNGIGKEIRRAVAKTYHWVNYLPETIQPVTLSNEQLDKMAGRYRMGANEVLYLRRENNYLVENINEGNDIYCFPVAADTIVFTDFNVKGFFTFNNDGEAVSLQSVWQDKPMRKMKANEFTANEYLKMKNYTAAKKAFGELHLNEYQLTYIAYDLLNKKPADFEAAKTLLDVTTEQHPNAGIVYSRWGEYYQKQHDTANAIKNYQQALKLDPNDTQAKEILMTLMKQ
- a CDS encoding helix-turn-helix domain-containing protein — its product is MQFDFNLRSSFLLIFFVHTLVYSGLFFYRYKKKEQRSSLWMGFFLLLAALYISPWMLGFSGWYGHQPYRNILFYVPFQHLFLIGPVIFFYVATLFNPHFRLNGKNWLHFLPAMLYLLFCIVMVVYDQLIVQQYYFLKKEQDPDFDDWYQIAGYISMITYFVASIKYYYNYRKTVEAIISNAAEFLFAWVRNFLFAFLFILSAWFFIAVFGLFYQINYVITWWYFLGFAIICYYIAIAGYSNAVEAKLFFQGSFFNTDQRIYLVDRVIPLSLGYVEADIQEISLQEINNNSEAANPKLALWKEQIEKLLTEEQVYLEPELTLLDIAKRLQTNISNLSLVVNTSFQSNFNDLINRYRVNHFIVLLDNAEHKKQTLLSLAFESGFNSKTTFNRAFKKNTGLSPVEYIKTKVDK
- a CDS encoding efflux transporter outer membrane subunit, with translation MKIILTCFTAIMFLLSACKVSKDIGAPTDAAPVAYRNADTTTTDTASIANIEWKHFFTDHDLQQLIDSSIANNYDMQVALKNIAAAQLVLKQSKLGYLPNVNLQANATINRPSDNSLNGISLSQFLGKSYVEDYTVSGAISWEADIWGKIKNQKEKALASFLQTGEARKVIQTNLVASVASGYYNLLMLDTQVAIAKKNLLLNDSTLGIIRLQYNAGEVTALAVQQATAQRLLAAQLIPQLEQEIAVQENALSLLAAVAPAAIKRNSGINNVQFTTRNAVGVPSALLQNRPDVKASELELAKANANTGIAKANMYPSLTITASGGLNAFKASNWFNIPASLFGAAAGSIAQPLFQRKQLKTQYELAKIDREKRVIEFRQSVLTAVGEVSDALVKVNKLEEQQSIAATRVDALQQAIGNADLLFKNGMANYLEVITAQSNVLQGELELAALKKEQLHATVELYRALGGGWK
- a CDS encoding SDR family NAD(P)-dependent oxidoreductase; its protein translation is MAKLTNKVAIITGASKGIGAGIAKAYGTAGASVVVNYASDKDGAERVVNEITAGGGKAVAVQGSVAIAADVRRIFAAAQQAFGKVDILVNNAGVFRFDPLEAVTEDEFHRQFNTNVLGTILATQEALQYFDQGGSVINIGSVISDNPMANSVVYSATKGAVDTIAVALSKELGAKKIRVNTIAPGAVETEGTHTAGIIGSGFETEMIANTPLGRLGQPDDIAKVAVFLASDDATWVNGEKIKVSGGAR
- a CDS encoding DoxX family protein gives rise to the protein MKKFFTRITAPVKLPYWPQDLLLLIPRIYCGYLLSFNFGAAKFGLPWSPDETNLRLFEVAFWFPNDIAEHGGVFAMFPATLAWLGAFSEGVGGLALILGFQLRLFSFLIGCTMLVAAFVQHAGHDLWQQLPAIGFLWVAIYSLILGGGRFSLDYLIAQKLRYEKK